In a single window of the Gossypium hirsutum isolate 1008001.06 chromosome A13, Gossypium_hirsutum_v2.1, whole genome shotgun sequence genome:
- the LOC107942800 gene encoding L-ascorbate oxidase homolog, whose amino-acid sequence MAPSTIIAVFFLWVGSLLMVQGGDPTISFEWKVTYGTISPLGVPVKGILINGQFPGPNINSTTNNNVIVNVFNNLDEPFLLTWSGVQHRKNPWQDGVLGTNCPIPPGTNYTYKFQVKDQIGSYMYYPVTGMHKAVGGFGGLRINSRLLIPVPYADPADDYTIIAGDFFNKGHTTLKKILESGRNLGRCDGVHINGKVAKGDGSDEPLFTMEAGKTYKYRICNAGLKTSLNVRFQGHNMKLVEMEGSHTVQNDYESLDVHVGQCFSVLVTADQEPKDYFVVASTRFTKQEVTATGVIRYTNGKGAPSPKLPPPPVGWAWSLNQFRTFRWNLTASAARPNPQGSYKYGSVNITRTIKLANTAQKVDGKLRYAINGASYVEPTTPLKLAEYYGVADKVFKYDTIPDDPPAEITKITMEPIVLNLTHRNFMEIIFENRETAIQSYHLCGYAFFAVAVETGQWSPEKRKNYNLLDAVSRHTIQVFPKSWAAILLSFDNCGMWNIRSEIWDRRYLGQQLYVSVLSPNKSLRDEYNMPEGALVCGVVENMPRPPPAYT is encoded by the exons ATGGCTCCATCGACGATAATAGCGGTGTTTTTCCTCTGGGTAGGATCACTGCTTATGGTTCAAGGTGGAGATCCCACCATTAGTTTCGAGTGGAAGGTCACTTATGGCACTATATCTCCTTTAGGTGTTCCCGTTAAAGGTATTCTTATTAACGGGCAATTCCCTGGGCCAAATATTAACTCTACCACCAACAACAATGTTATAGTCAATGTGTTCAACAACCTTGATGAGCCATTCCTTTTGACATG GAGTGGCGTGCAGCATAGGAAGAATCCTTGGCAAGATGGTGTGCTTGGAACCAACTGTCCTATCCCCCCCGGGACGAATTACACCTATAAATTCCAGGTGAAGGACCAAATTGGCAGCTACATGTATTATCCAGTGACGGGTATGCATAAGGCGGTTGGCGGTTTCGGTGGCCTTCGTATTAACAGTCGTTTACTCATTCCTGTCCCCTATGCTGATCCAGCTGATGACTATACTATCATAGCAGGAGATTTTTTCAACAAGGGACACACCACCCTCAAGAAAATTCTTGAGAGCGGTCGTAACCTTGGTAGATGTGATGGTGTCCACATTAATGGAAAAGTTGCTAAAGGTGATGGTAGCGATGAACCTCTCTTCACCATGGAAGCAGGCAAAACCTACAAGTATAGGATTTGCAATGCGGGTCTCAAGACATCTCTGAACGTCAGGTTCCAAGGCCACAACATGAAATTGGTTGAGATGGAGGGTTCCCACACAGTGCAAAATGACTATGAATCCCTTGATGTTCATGTTGGACAGTGCTTCAGTGTGCTTGTTACAGCCGACCAAGAACCAAAGGATTACTTTGTTGTGGCCTCTACCCGTTTTACCAAACAAGAGGTTACAGCAACTGGTGTCATCCGTTACACCAATGGCAAGGGCGCACCCTCACCTAAGTTGCCACCACCACCAGTTGGTTGGGCTTGGTCACTCAATCAATTCCGTACCTTCCGTTGGAACTTGACTGCCAGCGCTGCTAGGCCTAACCCTCAGGGCTCCTACAAGTATGGTTCCGTTAACATTACCCGTACCATCAAGCTGGCCAACACTGCTCAAAAAGTAGATGGCAAGCTTCGATATGCTATTAATGGAGCCTCCTATGTCGAACCAACCACTCCACTAAAACTTGCAGAATACTACGGCGTAGCTGACAAGGTTTTCAAGTACGATACCATTCCTGATGACCCACCAGCTGAGATCACTAAAATAACCATGGAACCTATTGTCCTCAACCTGACACACAGAAACTTTATGGAAATCATCTTCGAGAATCGCGAAACAGCCATCCAGTCTTATCACTTGTGTGGCTATGCCTTCTTTGCTGTGGC TGTCGAGACTGGGCAATGGAGCCCTGAGAAGAGGAAGAACTACAATCTTCTTGATGCCGTGAGCAGACACACCATACAGGTTTTCCCCAAGTCCTGGGCAGCTATCCTATTGTCATTCGACAACTGTGGAATGTGGAACATCAGGTCAGAGATATGGGACAGGCGTTACCTTGGGCAACAGCTTTATGTTAGTGTTCTTTCCCCTAACAAATCACTCAGGGACGAATACAACATGCCTGAGGGTGCACTAGTTTGCGGTGTTGTGGAAAACATGCCAAGGCCACCACCAGCTTACACCTAA
- the LOC107942802 gene encoding secreted RxLR effector protein 161-like has product MSKCKPVSTPVALGEKLSSINEHDRIDEKEYRSLVGCLLYLTATRPDILYVVSLLLRFMHCCNVAHFKTAKRVLRYVKGTLGHGVKFERAKELKLVGYSDSDWAGSVDDMKSTSGYFFTLGLGVFSWSSKKQQTVAQSTAEAEYIAAAGAVNQAIWLRKLLEDLNARQAKATEIKVDNQSAVAIAKNPVFHGKTKHFM; this is encoded by the coding sequence ATGTCAAAGTGCAAGCCTGTTAGCACTCCTGTTGCATTAGGAGAGAAACTCTCAAGCATCAATGAGCATGATCGAATAGATGAAAAGGAGTATAGGAGTTTGGTTGGTTGCCTACTCTACTTGACAGCAACAAGGCCAGACATCTTGTATGTTGTTAGTCTTCTATTGAGATTCATGCACTGCTGCAATGTTGCACATTTTAAAACTGCTAAAAGAGTCCTAAGGTATGTCAAAGGCACCTTAGGCCATGGTGTGAAGTTTGAGAGAGCTAAAGAACTGAAGCTGGTAGGTTATTCAGACAGTGATTGGGCTGGCTCGGTTGATGATATGAAGAGTACATCGGGATACTTCTTCACTCTAGGATTAGGAGTTTTTAgctggagctcaaagaagcaacaaactgttgctcaaTCAACAGCTGAAGCAGAGTATATTGCAGCTGCTGGGGCTGTTAATCAAGCAATTTGGCTTAGAAAGCTATTGGAGGACTTGAATGCTCGTCAAGCTAAAGCAACAGAAATCAAAGTTGACAATCAGTCAGCTGTTGCAATTGCCAAGAACCCTGTGTTTCATGGAAAAACTAAGCATTTCATGTAA